A region of the Sodalis ligni genome:
TGAATGGGCCCGTACCCTGATTTGCTGCTCATCATGAATAAACGCGCCGTCGCCGCAAGCCAGCGTGAGCAGATTCGTCTGGTGGTTGCCGGTGTCCATGCCGCCGTGAATGGATTGCAAATAGGCCCGCGATCCTTTCGGCTTCAGGGTCAGGCTTTGGCCCGCCGCCAGCGCGATATGCCAGATCCACGCCTGCTGGCGTAAAACCACGCTGCCCTCCTCCCCATCGGGGGACGCCAGTAACGCCAGCGGACGTTCGGGCAGGGAAAAATGCTGGATCAACGGATTATCCCGCGCCGGACAGGCATCCAGCCAAAGCTGCATCCGGGTGAGGGGAGTGGCGCAAATATTGCGCTCGCTGTAACTGACGCCGGGCTGCGCCGCCAGCAGCAGGATATCACCCGCGCCGGCCTGAACATGGTTGCCTTCGCTGTCACGGTATTCCGCCCGGCCCTGCAAAATCAGGTTAAAAATATCCACTCGCGGGTAGGTGCGGGGCTGGAAAACGGCGCCGGGGCTCAAGACCTCCTGATTGAGAACCCGCAACGAGGCGAAACCCAGCATGTCGGGATCAAAGTAGTGCCCGAAAGAGAAGGTATAGCGGGCCTGTAGCCAGCCGTAATCCGCATGGCCGCACTGTTTGGCTGTTCTGTAAGTCATCATGGTGCATTCTGCTTATTTTGAGGTTTTGTAGGGTAAGGCTTGCCGCCCGCCGGCCCGTGGCGTTTGTGAAACGGTAACGCTAAAATCACTGTATAAATTGTAAGGGTCTGGACGGCGGAATGTTAGCAAGTTAATCTGGTCTCCATATTCAAAATTTCTGAATGAGACCCCGATGGCCAAAGAACGAGCACTAACGCTTGAAGCATTAAGAGTAATGGATGCTATTGATCGACGCGGCAGCTTTGCCTCGGCGGCGGATGAGCTGGGCCGGGTGCCCTCGGCATTAAGCTATACCATGCAAAAACTTGAAGAAGAGTTGGATGTGGTCCTTTTCGATCGCTCAGGCCATCGCACCAAATTCACCAACGTCGGGAGAATGCTGCTGGAGCGCGGCAGAATACTGCTCGAGGCCGCGGACAAGCTCACCACCGACGCCGAAGCCCTGGCAAGGGGCTGGGAAACCCATATTACTCTGGTCACCGAGGCGTTGGTGCCCACCGAAAAACTTTTTCCCCTGATTGAAAAACTGGCTCTCAAGGCCAATACCCAGGTTTCCCTTACCACCGAAGTGCTGGCGGGCGCCTGGGAACGCCTAGAGCAGGGGCGGGCGGATATCGTTATCGCTCCCGATATGCATTTTCGCGCGTCGTCGGAAATCAACAGCCGCAAACTTTATTCCGTGTTGAATGTCTACGTCGCCAGTCCGGATCACCCGATTCACCAGGAACCGGAACCGTTATCCGAAGTGACCCGGGTCAAATACCGCGGCATCGCCATCGCCGATACCGCCCGGGAACGACCGGTGCTGACCGTGCAGCTGCTGGATAAGCAGCAGCGGCTAACGGTGAGTTCGATGCATGATAAACGGCAGGCGCTGCTGGCGGGTCTGGGCGTCGCCACCATGCCTTATTCGCTGGTGGCCGAGGATATCGCCGCCGGCCGTCTGCGCGTGGTCAGTCCGGAGTACAGCATGGAGAGCGATATTATCATGGCCTGGCGCCGTGACAGCATGGGGGAAGCCAAATCCTGGTTCCTGCGGGAAATCCCCCGGCTGTTCGCCTGAGCCAATCAGTTATCCGCCGCCGGGCGGAAACGGTCATCGCGCCCATGGGGTTCGTTCAAATCCTGCTCCGGTCCGATGGAAATAATGCCGTACGGGTTAATGGTGGCATGGCTGCGGTAATAGTGGTTGCGAATATGCTCAAAATTCACCGTATCGGCTATTCCCGGCATTTGGTAAATATCGCGCAAAAAGCCGGATAAATTCAGATAATCCTCGATCCTGCGGCGATCGCATTTGAAATGGGTGACATAAACCGGATCAAACCGGATAAGCGTGGTCCACAAACGCAAATCCGCCTCCGTCAGGCGATCGCCGGTCAGGTAGCGGTGTCGGCCCAAGAGCTCCTCAAGCCTGTCCAGCGCCGCGAACACGCCGGTTACCGCCTCGTCGTAAGCCCCCTGCGTGGTGGCGAAACCAGCCTTGTACACGCCGTTATTCACCTGGTCGTAAACCCAGCCGTTGATTTCGTCTATCCGGGAACGGAGTTCCTGCGGATAATAGTCGCCGGCGCGGGCGCCGACCGCATCAAACGCGCTGTTGAACATGCGGATAATATCCGCGGATTCATTGCTGACTATGGTTTGCCGCTCTTTATCCCACAATACCGGCACGGTGGCGCGTCCGCTATAGACGGAATCCGCCTGGAGATAAAGCTGGTAAAGAAAATCCTTGTGGTAAAGCGGATCGCCGGTGGCGGCGGGAAAATCGGTGCCGAACGTCCAGCCGTTTTCCAGCATCAGCGGATGCACTACCGAAACCGGTATTATCTGATCCAATCCTTTCAGGTTCCGCATCAGCAGCGTACGGTGCGCCCAAGGACACGCCAGGGAAACGTACAGATGATAGCGATTGGCCGCCGCCTGATAGCCGTCGCCGCCCGAGGGGCCGGCTGCACCGTCGACGGTGACCCAATTACGGAACTGCGAGGCCGAGCGTTCAAAACGGCCCCCGGTGGATTTGGTGTCGTACCATTTATCTTGCCATTGGCCTTCCACGAGCAGTCCCATGATGTATCCTTGGCTAAGTCGGGTAATCAAATAGGCTATACGAGTTTGTTGACAAAGTGCCCGTCCCGCCCTTTTTGACTCCGAGCACGTCTGTCAGCAGTCTGACCCGCTTAATTATAAGCGGTTTACCATTTTTTGTTCAGAATGCGATCGATGCTGAAATATCCGGCGCCAAGCACCGCCAGCAGCAGGTAGCCGCCGGAAATCGACAGATTCTTCATAAAGTCTATCTGATTGGCCGCCTGTGAGAAGTCGCTATGAAAGATAAACGCGGTCAATAGCACGAAGACCACTGTCACCAGCGCGACGGTACGGGTCAGGAAACCGAACAGTATCGCCAGGCCGCCGCCAAATTCCAACAGGATGGTCAGGGGCAGCAGGAATCCCGGGACGCCCATGGACGCCATATACTGCTCCGTGCCGGCATAGCCGCCGCCCATTTTGCCGAAACCCGATACCACAAACAGTATCGGCATTAAAATACGCGCCACGAGAATGGCAGTATCATCTAATTTTTTCATTGTATTCCCATCCGATATTATAATGGCGGCATTCATAATGAACGCCGGTAACGCCAGGTTTTAAGCGGACTTATTCGGCTTAACATCCCTGATGTGCTTGATGGGGGGAATAGTATCCGGCGGGGGAGCAGGGCGATAGCAAGTAAAATTGTCTATTTCTATCAAATAAATTGAGTGAAGCGTGGCGGCATAAAAAATTGCCTGACGGCAGTTTAGACTGCTGACAAATGTACTCGGAGTCAATAAGGCGGGACGGGCTGCCAGAAGAGTAAACCGTCCGCGCCAGGGATGGCGCGGATCGAGCCTACAGGGAGGTATTTACGGCGTGTTTACGATCTGGCAGCCGTCCGCAGAACACTTTGTCAACAAACTCAACTGCCTGACGGCAGTTTAGCGATTAGCGTGATTGCAGGGTGGAGCGGATCAATTTCAGCGTGCCAAGGATACCCACCGCCCGTTTGGTCCAGCGTATGAACCGGCTGGGATGGCGGATATTGTAAAGGGCCAGCAGGCTTGAGCCGGCGATAAGATATTTACGCAGGTGAACCAGCCGGATCCAACTGCGGTCATAGCGGTAAGTGGCATACAACCACTCCCGCTTTTGTACCGAGAGGTCCAACCGTTGCTGATGGATACGCCGCAGAAGCTCGGCTTTGGTCTGTCGGGAATGGGACATTATCTGGCCTCCCTTTCTCTTTTACGCTCCCGTTCCTCTTCCTGGATTTCATCCTGCACTTTTTCCAGAATATTGCGATCGGCCAGCAGCTCTTCCCGGCTGGAGCCCAGCAGCGTCGATTTACGCGCTTTGCTCAGGGTCCAAAACGCGCCGATGATCGCCAGCAGGAACAGCACACCGGTTGTGGTGGCGATGGCCGTCAGGCGGTATTGCGGATCAATGGCCCAAATCAATAACACCAACAGGCTCATGAGTCCGAATGCGGCCAGCAGCAGCGTAATCCCCGCCATCATCAACAGCTGGATTATATTGGCCTTTTCTTGCTCCAGTTCAACCACCGCCAGCCGCAGGCGGGTTTCAGCCATACCGACAAGAATGGTAATAATCCGCTGGCCGATGGCGAATACACCCTTACCCGGGCCTTGAGTCTGCGATTCAATCATAATCAGCGCCGCGTGAATAATGCGCCGAGGACAAAGCCCACCAGGGCACCCACGCCGATTCCCGCCCAGGGATTTTCATGGACATATTCATCAGCCTTGCCCGCCACGACCTTGGTCTGTTCGGCCAGGCGTTCGCCGCTGTCTCCAAGACGGTTGCGGGTTTCTTTCAGTGCGCTTTCGGCTTTATTGCGTAAATTATCGAATTCCGCTTTAGATTTCTGAGAGGAGCCGCGCAGCACTTCTTCCAGCGTATCCGCCAATGATTTTAATTCAGCGCGTAAATGTTCAGAGGTAGTGTCTTTAGCCATTTTTTACTCCTTAGACGTTTACGAATGATGGCGGCCTGAAGGGACATAGTCCCTGAGCCTTCCTGGTCGGCAGATGAATGCTAACAATCAGCTTATCTACTGATATTTAATGTATGTTTAAAGCGTAGCCCTGGATTTAACAAACCGCAAAAACTTATAGCTTTTACGTGGGCTTAATTTTATGCCACGGCGCCGGGCGGCGGCGAAACGCGTCCGCCCGGCGCCGTGGCGAGGCCGGATCCACCCTCAGATAGCGGATATATCCCGATTGAAGCAGTAAAGCCACCGCCAGCGGGGATACTGACGGCTGTGGGATATCCTGTAGGTCTCCGGCAGCAAATCTTCCAGAGCGGTTTGCGCCGCCGAAGCCTGCTCCGGTGAATCCAGCAGGATAATGAGACTGTCTTTGGCAGGCGTAATGCTTTTGATCCTGATACCGCGCTCATCCAGTCGCTGGTAAATATAAAAACCGTCGGGCAGCGATCCGCGTTCGTTGGCAAGGGTTATTTGCAGCGCGGTTTCTTTTGTGAACAGGGCGGGCGCCAGCACCAGCACCAACAGCAGCGCCATCACCGCGGTCAGTCCCGACCGCCAGGAAATTTTTTCTTGAAGCCTCGTAAACATTACAGTCCTTTACCGATGTCGGGCGCGTTTTTCTTGCGCCACAATATCACCAGGGATCCCGCCAGACCGATAACCAGGAAGACCAAGGGCAGCAGCATCAAGCACAGCATCAATTCGTCTTCGTAGTACTGGAACAAGGCGGTTTTACCCAGGGCAAAACCTACCGTGGTCAGGAGGAATACCCATATCAGGGCGCTTATCCAATTAAAAAACTGGAAGCGGATATTGCTCAGCCCCGATAACCCGGCGATGGTGGGCAGCAGTGTCCGCACAAACGCCACGAACCGGCCGATAAGCAGCGCTGACAGGCCGTGGCGATGGAACATTAAATGGGCCCGTTCATGGTAGTGCCGCGGCAAATGGGATAACCAGCTTTGCACCAGCCGGGTATTGCCCAGCCACTTGCCTTGAATATAACTTATCCAGGATCCCAAACTGGCGGCGACGGTCAAGACCAGCAGCGTAAGGGGGAAGTTCATCGCCCCTTTCGATATCAGCACGCCCACCAGGATAAGCAGGCTGTCCCCGGGCAGAAATGCCGCCGGCAGCAGGCCGTTTTCCAAAAACAAAATGACAAACAGCACCAGATAGATGGTCCAAACCAGCGTTGGGTCGGAAAGTGTTTCAAAATCCTGTTGCCAAAGGGCATGAACCAGGTCATTCAATATATCCATGCAGCATTCCTAACGTGTAACAGCATCAGATTGCTCCCCGGCGGCCAGAGCAGTTTTAATAGGTGTCCGGAACGGGGGCGGCGTAGCAGAATAAAGTCGCAGTAACGGTCTCACCCGTCGGCGGGGCAAGGAGCATGGCCAGTCCGGCAAGCGCAAAACCGGGTTGCGCATGGGACGGCATCTGAAATGCAGCAGGCGTGAATACGCTGCTGATGTGCTCAAAATTGTAAATAAAACGACTTCACTGTAACAAAATTAAACAGACTGAGACAGAGGAATATACGCGAGAATGCCAGAGACGGGAGGCTTTTTTTTGACAAAAAAGGTTAATTCAGGCCATTTTTACCTGACCTGACAGAAAGAGAACAATTATTGACTCGTTCCGCCTTCCCCGAGGGAAGCCGGAACAACAAAATCGGCGGCGCTATTTTGTGCCGGTGGCGACGTTATCCAGATGAACCACTGGATTTTCGGTAAACATATACCGGTCTACGTTGAATTCGAAATCATCGGTGGTGGCATGAAACAGCATCTGCTTGGTGTTTTCCAGGTGTTGCCACATGGCCAGTTTGGCTGCGTAAGGATCCTTGCGGATTAACGCCTTGAGAATATGGTCGTGATCCTCGCACCAGCTTTCGATGGATTTATCATCGATATGTTCATGCAGCTTGCGCCAGTAAGGGTTATGCAGGCGCTGGCTCCACATTTGCTCGACGATGGTGGCCATGGCGGTATTCTGCGTCGCCAGCGCCACCTGGACATGGAATTTCAGGTCCCACTTCGAATCGCGGAACCGGTCTTCCTGCCGGGCGTTTTCCTGGATATCCATAAGCAGCACGATATCTTGCCGGGTCACCTGGGTGGCGGCAAATTCGGCGACATTGCTTTCAATCAGCTGGCGCGCCTGCAGCAGTTCGAAAGGCCCAGGGGTAGTGAACAACACTTCGCCGCTGGGGACCAGTAGATTTTTTTGCTGGTTTGACACGACATGAATGCCCGAGCCTTTACGTACTTCAACGTAACCTTCCACCTCGAGCATGATGATGGCTTCGCGCACTACGGTGCGGCTGACATTCATTTCTTCCGAGATAAAACGTTCCGCGGGCAGTTTTTCACCAACGCGATAGACACCGGACTCAATCCGCTTTTTCAGTTCAGCGGCCAGCTGTTGATATAATCGCCGGGTTTCTGTGAATTCCATAATGCGTGCTCTTAAAGGTAGGTAAACGTATCATCCGCTCGCGTACAGTCCGTCGCCATATTCACTATGGAACTGACGAGAAGCCATTATTTGTTATACCACTTAACCCTGTCAGCGCCTAGATGGCACTGTGTCCGTGATCGTACTTTTAACCGGTTTATTTTTCCGTTAAGGAAAAAAATCCCCGGCGGTGCTTTGGGCATTGGCCGGGGATATTGCCCTTCAAAACAGGGAGTGATGCTTGCCGCGTGTTTTAGCGCGGCAAGCATGGTTATTACCCGTGCGCCGGTTTAAGCGGCTCGATATTGGCAACAGGCGGCTGTACCGGGTTATTACGCAACAGGATCCAGATAAAGAATACGGCCAGCAAATCGAACACCGACAGGATGGCGAACAGCGGGCTGAAACCAATGGTATCGGCCAATGCACCCACCACCAGGGCGAACAGGGTACTGGCGGTCCAGGCAGCCATACCGGTCAAACCGTTGGCGGTAGCCACTTCGTTACGACCGAAGACGTCTGACGACAGGGTTATCAACGAACCGGACAGGGACTGATGGGCAAAACCACCGATACACAGCAAGGCAATTGCCACGTAGGGGCTGGTGAAAAGACCGATAAGCCCTGGGCCAATCATCAGGAAACCACCCAGCGTTACCACGAGTTTACGGGAAATGATCAGGTTCACGCCGAATACGCGCTGGAAGAACGGGGGCATATAACCACCCAGTACGCAGCCGAGGTCCGCAAACAGCATCGGCATCCAGGCAAACATCGCGATTTCTTTTAGGTTAAAGCCATAGGCTTTGAACATGAACAGCGGGATCCAGGCATTAAAGGTACCCCAGGCCGGCTCGGCCAGGAAACGCGGAATGGCGATACCCCAGAAATCACGTTTTTGAATGATCTGCCAGGCAGACATTTTTTTCGTATTGTTAATCTGGTGCTGTGCTTCCTGACCACCAAGAATATACTCGCGCTCTTCGTCGCTGAGCTTGGTCTGGTTTTTCGGGTGTTTGTAGAAAATCAGCCAGGAAATCGCCCAGGCCAGGCTCAATGCGCCCACCAGCACGAACGCCAGCTGCCAGCTGTGGATCATGATGGCCCATACCACCAGCGGCGGAGCAATCATCCCGCCGATTGACGAACCGACGTTAAACCAGCCAACCGCGATGGAACGCTCTTTGGCGGGGAACCATTCACTGCTGGCCTTCAGGCCGGCCGGAATCATTGCCGCTTCCGCCATACCTACCGCGCCACGTGCAATGGCCAGGCCGCCCCAGCTGGTTGCCAGCGCGGTCGCCATACAGAACAGCGCCCAGACGATAGCGAATACCGCGTAGCCAACTTTGGTACCCAGCATGTCCAGAACATATCCGGCTACTGGTTGCATGATGGTATAACAGGCGGAATAGGCCGCGATGATATACGAATATTGCTGTGTGCTAATGTGCAGCTGCCCCATAAGGGTAGGAGCCGCTACGGCAACGGCGTTACGCGTTAGGTAACCTAGTATCGTGCCGACGGTGACCAGCGCGATCATATACCAGCGTAACCCTTTTATTTTACGCATTACCACTTCTCCCGATGAGTATGAACCGCCATCTCAATTTCCCAGATATGATGGGATGGCGGATACCTGAGCCAGTCCGGAGGACTCTCCCTCCGGGTGTAGTTATAGTCTGGCGGATCGTGGCTTAACCTTGCCGACAACGCCTTGCCAACGTTGTCGCCTGGCGCTGCGAATCACCACCCAAAAACTTCGGCGGAAACCCCGCACCCCGACCTGCCGGATGAGGCAATGACTCAAAATGCAGTCATTGCAACAAAAATGATTGAGTCCAAACTCAATGTGGCGCTACGATAACTTGTCATACAGATTTAAAAGTTGAGAGCCATCACAAAAACCATTTTTTATTTAGGGGATAATCATTTTGTCCCGTTAGCCGGGGCGAAAGCCCAAAGCTGACCAATAGATAGTGAGTTTTTGTTACTTTTGGCAGGAAAAGCTATAACGATTCAGGCAGAAACGTTCAAATCTGCTAAATTGGTATAACACCTTCCAACAATTTAGAAACATAACTCATGAGAAATGAAGGTGAGGAGCCTGAAATGTCCCAGTTTTTGACTGAAGATTTTTTACTGGATAGCGAATTTGCTCGCCGTTTGTATAACGAATATGCCGTTGATCAACCGATTTTTGACTATCATTGCCATTTGCCGCCGGAACAAATCGCGGGAAATTACCGTTTCAAAAATCTGTATGATATCTGGTTGAAGGGTGATCATTATAAATGGCGTGCCATGCGCACCAACGGTGTGGCTGAGCGTTTTTGCACCGGCGACGCCGGCGACTGGGAAAAATTTGAAGCCTGGGCGCAAACGGTACCGCACACCATTGGTAATCCTCTTTATCATTGGACGCATTTGGAACTGCGCCGCCCGTTCGGTATTACCGATACGCTGCTTTCCGGTGAAACCGCCCGCCAGACCTGGGATCGCTGCAACGCGCTGCTGGCGAAGGATGACTTCACTGCCCGCGGCATCATCTCGCAGATGAACGTAAAAGTGATTTGTACCACCGACGATCCGGTGGATTCCCTGGAACATCACAGCACCATTGCGGCTGACGGCAGCTTCAAGACCAAGGTATTGCCGGCCTGGCGTCCGGATAAAGCGTTTAATATCGAGGCGGCGGGTTTCAACGATTATCTGAAACGCTTGGAAGAAGTCTCTGACACCGCCATCAGCGGATTCGGCGCGTTCCGCACCGCGTTGACCAAACGCCTGGATCACTTTGCCGCCCACGGCTGCAAACTGTCCGACCATGCGCTGGACGTCGTGGTTTACGGCGAAGCGGATGAAAATACCCTTAACGGCATATTGAGCCGTCGCCTGAGCGGCACCTTGCCGACCCAGGAAGAAATTGCCCAATTCAAGACTGCCGTACTGGTATTCCTTGGCGGCGAATATGCCCGCCGCGGATGGGTGCAGCAATACCATATCGGCGCGCTGCGCAACAATAACAGCCGTTTGTTCAAACAGCTCGGGCCGGATGTCGGTTTCGATTCCACCAACGACCAGCCGGTGGCCATGGCGCTGTCCCGCTTACTGGATGCCCAGGCTAAAGAGAATGCGCTGCCGAAGACCATTATTTATTGCCTGAACCCGTCGGATAATGAAGTTATCGGCACCATGATCGGCAATTTCCAGGGCGAAGGTATGCCCGGCAAAATGCAGTTCGGTTCCGGCTGGTGGTTTAACGATCAGAAAGACGGCATGCAGCGTCAGATGACCCAGTTGGCAACCCTTGGTTTGCTGAGCCGCTTCGTAGGCATGCTCACCGATAGCCGCAGTTTCCTGTCTTACACCCGTCATGAGTATTTCCGTCGCATTCTGTGCCGGATGATCGGCCATTGGGTACAGGATGGCGAAGCGCCTGCGGATATCAAGCTGCTGGGTGACATGGTGAAAAACATTTGTTTCGATAATGCGAAAAACTACTTTGACGTAGGGCTTTGATAACTATGGCAGGCCAGACGGCCTGCCTGGTTTCAGCGATCAAGCGATTTTTTATTGCCCGACAGCGGGTAATTTTTAAGGTAAATACAGAATGAAAACGTTAAACCGTCAAAACTTCCCGGGTCGTCAATATACGGATCGCGTGATCCAATTCGGCGAAGGAAATTTTCTGCGTGCTTTTGTCGACTGGCAGCTTGATTTGCTCAATGAGCATACCGACCTCGATGCCGGGGTTGTGATCGTTCGTCCCATCAATTCCGATTTTCCGCCGTCGCTGGATACCCAGGACGGTCTATATACCACCATTATCCGCGGCCTGAACGAACAGGGCGAAGCGGTGCGTGAGCCGCGCCTCATCCGTTCGGTGAACCGGGAAATCAATATCTACAAGCAGTTTGACGAGTATTTAGCGCTGGCCCATGACGCCAATATTCGTTTTGTCTTCTCCAATACCACCGAAGCCGGCATCAGCTACGTTGCCGACGATAAACTCACCGATACGCCGCCCGCCAGCTATCCGGCCAAATTAACCCGCCTGCTTTATGAACGCTTCAGCCATTTTGACGGCGCTGCGGATAAAGGCTGGGTATTGCTGCCGTGCGAACTCATCGATTATAACGGCAAGGCTCTGAAAGAGCTGGTATTGCGTTACGCGCAGCAGTGGGCGTTGCCGGCGCAATTCACCACCTGGCTGAACGAACACAATACCTTCTGTTCGACGCTGGTGGATCGCATCGTTACCGGGCACCCCCGCGGTGAAGTTGATGCGTTGCAGGCGGAGCTGGGCTATCAAGATACCTTCCTCGATACCGCCGAATATTTTTACCTGTTTGTTATCCAGGGACCGCAGTGGCTGGCGAAAGAACTGCGCCTGGACAAGCTTGAACTGAACGTCCGCATCGTCGACGACATCAAACCCTATAAAGAACGTAAAGTGGCTATTCTCAACGGCGCCCATACCGCGCTGGTGCCGGTGGCGTTCCTGTCCGGGCTCAATACCGTCGGCGAGGCCATGAACGACAAACTGATAAGCGGTTATGTGGAAAAAACCATTGCCGAAGATATTGTACCGGTACTGGACCTGCCCCACGACGAACTGACGTCGTTTGCCCAGGCGGTATTGAGCCGTTTCCGCAATCCCTTTATCCAGCATCAATTATTATCCATTGCGCTCAACGGGATGACAAAATTCCGCACCCGTATCCTGCCGCAATTGTTGACCTACCGTGAACAACACGGCGAGCTGCCTGCCCGGCTCACTTTTGCCTTGGCCGCGCTGATTGCGTTTTATCGCGGCGAACGCGATGGCGAAAGTTATCCGTTGCAGGACGATGATAAATGGCTCACCCGTTACAAATCGCTTTGGAGCGGTGTGAACAGTGGTGAAATCGCGTTAAGCACATTAGTGAATGACGTACTCGGTGATACCGGGCATTGGGAGCAGGATCTGCTCAAGGTTCCCGGTCTGGCGGAACAGGTGGAACAGCAGTTGCAGGCCATTCTAGACAATGGCATGCGCGCTGCGGTTACCGCCTACAGCTAAACGCATAAAGGTTATTTCATGCAAATTATTAAAATACATCCATTGGACAATGTGGCGGTCGCCCTGCAAGACCTCGACGCAAATGACACGGTGGATATAGACGGCGTGACCATCACGCTGCCGCAACCCATCGCTCGGGGGCATAAGTTTGCCCTGGCGCCTATCGGCGAAGGAGAGATGATTGTCAAGTATGGCCTGCCCATCGGCCATGCCCTCAGTAACATCGCTCCGGGTCAGCATATTCATTCCCAGAACGCCAAGACCAATCTTAGCGATCTGGATGAATATCAATACCAGCCGGCGTTCCGGACCCTGCCGGCGCAAATGCCGGATCGCGAGATCCAGATTTATCGGCGCAAAAACGGCCTGGTGGGGATCCGTAATGAACTGTGGATCCTGCCTACCGTCGGCTGCGTTAACGGCATCGCCAAGCAAATCCAGCAGCGTTTCCTTAAAGAGACGTTTGGGGCGGAGGATATCGACGGCGTGCATCTGTTCACGCACCCGTTCGGCTGCTCGCAATTGGGGCAGGATCATGAAAACACCCGCACCATGTTGCAGAACATGGTACGCCATCCCAATGCCGGCGCAGTGCTGGTAATTGGTTTGGGCTGTGAAAACAATCAGGTGGATGTCTTTCGTAAAACCCTGGGTGAATACGATCCCGACCGCGTAACCTTTATGGTCTGCCAGCAGCAGGATGATGAAGTGGAAGCGGGGCTGGAATGCCTGCGCGCCTTGTATCTGGCCATGCGTGAAGACAAGCGCCAGCCGGGCAAACTCAGTGAACTGAAGTTTGGTTTGGAATGCGGCGGCTCCGACGGGCTGTCCGGTATTACCGCCAACCCGCTGCTGGGCCGTTTTTCAGATTATGTTATCGCCAATGGCGGCACATCGGTACTGACGGAAGTGCCTGAAATGTTCGGCGCCGAACGGATCCTGATGAGCCGTTGCCGCGACGAAGAGACCTTCACCAAAACCGTCAACATGGTCAATGATTTCAAAAGATACTTCATGGCCCATGAGCAGCCGATTTATGAAAATCCCTCGCCGGGGAACAAGGCGGGCGGCATCACCACCCTGGAGGAGAAATCCCTGGGATGTACGCAAAAAGCCGGTCAAAGCAAGGTCATGGATGTGTTGAAGTATGGCGAACGTCTGCATGTGCCGGGGCTTAACCTGCTGAGCGCGCCGGGCAACGATGCGGTGGCCACCAGTGCGCTGGCGGGCGCCGGGTGCCATATGGTGCTGTTCAGTACCGGTCGCGGTACGCCTTACGGCGGTTTTGTGCCGACGGTGAAATTGGCCACCAACAGCGAACTGGCGAATAAAAA
Encoded here:
- a CDS encoding tagaturonate reductase, with translation MKTLNRQNFPGRQYTDRVIQFGEGNFLRAFVDWQLDLLNEHTDLDAGVVIVRPINSDFPPSLDTQDGLYTTIIRGLNEQGEAVREPRLIRSVNREINIYKQFDEYLALAHDANIRFVFSNTTEAGISYVADDKLTDTPPASYPAKLTRLLYERFSHFDGAADKGWVLLPCELIDYNGKALKELVLRYAQQWALPAQFTTWLNEHNTFCSTLVDRIVTGHPRGEVDALQAELGYQDTFLDTAEYFYLFVIQGPQWLAKELRLDKLELNVRIVDDIKPYKERKVAILNGAHTALVPVAFLSGLNTVGEAMNDKLISGYVEKTIAEDIVPVLDLPHDELTSFAQAVLSRFRNPFIQHQLLSIALNGMTKFRTRILPQLLTYREQHGELPARLTFALAALIAFYRGERDGESYPLQDDDKWLTRYKSLWSGVNSGEIALSTLVNDVLGDTGHWEQDLLKVPGLAEQVEQQLQAILDNGMRAAVTAYS
- a CDS encoding MFS transporter, which produces MRKIKGLRWYMIALVTVGTILGYLTRNAVAVAAPTLMGQLHISTQQYSYIIAAYSACYTIMQPVAGYVLDMLGTKVGYAVFAIVWALFCMATALATSWGGLAIARGAVGMAEAAMIPAGLKASSEWFPAKERSIAVGWFNVGSSIGGMIAPPLVVWAIMIHSWQLAFVLVGALSLAWAISWLIFYKHPKNQTKLSDEEREYILGGQEAQHQINNTKKMSAWQIIQKRDFWGIAIPRFLAEPAWGTFNAWIPLFMFKAYGFNLKEIAMFAWMPMLFADLGCVLGGYMPPFFQRVFGVNLIISRKLVVTLGGFLMIGPGLIGLFTSPYVAIALLCIGGFAHQSLSGSLITLSSDVFGRNEVATANGLTGMAAWTASTLFALVVGALADTIGFSPLFAILSVFDLLAVFFIWILLRNNPVQPPVANIEPLKPAHG
- a CDS encoding UxaA family hydrolase, producing the protein MQIIKIHPLDNVAVALQDLDANDTVDIDGVTITLPQPIARGHKFALAPIGEGEMIVKYGLPIGHALSNIAPGQHIHSQNAKTNLSDLDEYQYQPAFRTLPAQMPDREIQIYRRKNGLVGIRNELWILPTVGCVNGIAKQIQQRFLKETFGAEDIDGVHLFTHPFGCSQLGQDHENTRTMLQNMVRHPNAGAVLVIGLGCENNQVDVFRKTLGEYDPDRVTFMVCQQQDDEVEAGLECLRALYLAMREDKRQPGKLSELKFGLECGGSDGLSGITANPLLGRFSDYVIANGGTSVLTEVPEMFGAERILMSRCRDEETFTKTVNMVNDFKRYFMAHEQPIYENPSPGNKAGGITTLEEKSLGCTQKAGQSKVMDVLKYGERLHVPGLNLLSAPGNDAVATSALAGAGCHMVLFSTGRGTPYGGFVPTVKLATNSELANKKPHWIDFDAGRLIHGMSMEEVLGQFIDLIAEIASGKHTRNEVNDFRELAIFKSGVTL
- the uxaC gene encoding glucuronate isomerase; the encoded protein is MSQFLTEDFLLDSEFARRLYNEYAVDQPIFDYHCHLPPEQIAGNYRFKNLYDIWLKGDHYKWRAMRTNGVAERFCTGDAGDWEKFEAWAQTVPHTIGNPLYHWTHLELRRPFGITDTLLSGETARQTWDRCNALLAKDDFTARGIISQMNVKVICTTDDPVDSLEHHSTIAADGSFKTKVLPAWRPDKAFNIEAAGFNDYLKRLEEVSDTAISGFGAFRTALTKRLDHFAAHGCKLSDHALDVVVYGEADENTLNGILSRRLSGTLPTQEEIAQFKTAVLVFLGGEYARRGWVQQYHIGALRNNNSRLFKQLGPDVGFDSTNDQPVAMALSRLLDAQAKENALPKTIIYCLNPSDNEVIGTMIGNFQGEGMPGKMQFGSGWWFNDQKDGMQRQMTQLATLGLLSRFVGMLTDSRSFLSYTRHEYFRRILCRMIGHWVQDGEAPADIKLLGDMVKNICFDNAKNYFDVGL